One region of Pseudomonadota bacterium genomic DNA includes:
- a CDS encoding TRAP transporter large permease subunit has product MESVIIFFVVFLILLVLGVPVATSLGFTSVLLIWKYNLGIQVLAPNFYANVAKFQLLALPFFILAGLILDRCGISKRLIRLVSLLVGPIPGGSCHCNYNCGGDICGDFRVRSGRYCCPRCYFISCHGCDDL; this is encoded by the coding sequence GTGGAGTCGGTGATCATATTTTTTGTGGTTTTTCTTATTCTTCTTGTTCTCGGGGTTCCTGTTGCAACTTCCCTCGGTTTTACCTCTGTTCTTCTTATCTGGAAATACAATCTGGGGATACAGGTTCTTGCTCCCAATTTCTATGCGAATGTTGCCAAGTTCCAGCTTCTTGCACTTCCATTCTTTATCCTCGCGGGTCTTATCCTGGATCGGTGTGGAATATCCAAAAGGCTTATTCGCCTGGTGAGCCTCTTGGTGGGTCCCATTCCCGGGGGGTCTTGCCATTGTAACTATAATTGTGGGGGTGATATTTGCGGGGATTTCCGGGTCAGGTCCGGCAGATACTGCTGCCCTCGGTGTTATTTTATATCCTGCCATGGTTGCGATGACTTATGA
- a CDS encoding TRAP transporter small permease: protein MLRKVYENLEEIAGVVLLVIMSVFAFVNVVTRYFIQYSFASTEEIEVACLVWLTMLGAAAGFRRGIHLGFNLLELRFPNLGRNILSPLASILTIITVCILIWFSLFQIRDEFVLKITSEALSIPHWFYTLAIPVGGILVIFRVIEAAWKRLKAGG, encoded by the coding sequence ATGCTGAGAAAGGTATACGAAAATCTGGAAGAAATAGCGGGCGTTGTACTTCTCGTTATCATGTCTGTTTTCGCTTTTGTAAATGTAGTCACCCGCTATTTCATCCAGTATTCTTTTGCCTCCACAGAGGAAATAGAAGTAGCCTGTCTTGTATGGCTAACCATGCTCGGTGCTGCTGCAGGTTTCAGGAGGGGAATTCATTTAGGGTTTAACTTGCTCGAACTTCGTTTTCCGAATCTGGGGAGAAATATCCTGTCCCCCCTCGCTTCAATCTTGACAATCATAACCGTTTGTATTCTCATCTGGTTTAGCCTGTTCCAGATCAGGGACGAATTTGTACTCAAGATTACCTCAGAGGCCCTTAGCATACCACATTGGTTCTACACCCTTGCCATACCGGTTGGCGGAATCTTAGTGATATTTCGTGTGATAGAAGCAGCCTGGAAAAGGCTTAAGGCAGGGGGATAA